The following are encoded together in the Brassica napus cultivar Da-Ae chromosome A9, Da-Ae, whole genome shotgun sequence genome:
- the LOC106366457 gene encoding ABC transporter F family member 3, which translates to MTEVASSVVYEVLGSRAKDVDEPIMEYIINVLADEDFDFGEEGEGAVDAVGDLLVAAECVSDFDECRLVCSKLADKFGKHGLVKPTPTVRSLAMPVRMNDGMDDGPVKKKKPEPTDGPLLSERDKAKIERRKKKDDRQREVQYQQHVAEMEAVKAGMPTVSVNHDTGGGSTVRDIHMDNFNVSVGGRDLIVDGSITLSFGRHYGLVGRNGTGKTTFLRYMAMHAIAGIPANCQILHVEQEVVGDNTTALQCVLNTDIERAKLLEEETQILAKQRDLEVEEPTAKDGVPTKDTAEGDLMSQRLEEIYKRLDAIDAYTAEARAASILAGLSFTPEMQKKSTNTFSGGWRMRIALARALFIEPDLLLLDEPTNHLDLHAVLWLETYLTKWPKTFIVVSHAREFLNTVVTDIIHLQNQKLSTYKGNYDTFERTRDENVKNQQKAFESSERSRAHMQAFIDKFRFNAKRASLVQSRIKAIDRLAHVDQVINDPDYKFEFPTPDDKPGPPIISFSDASFGYPGGPLLFRNLNFGIDLDSRIAMVGANGIGKSTILKLISGELQPSSGTVFRSAKVRVAVFSQHHVDGLDLSSNPLLYMMRCYPGVPEQKLRSHLGSLGVTGNLALQPMYTLSGGQKSRVAFAKITFKKPHLLLLDEPSNHLDLDAVEALIQGLVLFQGGICMVSHDEHLISGSVDELWVVSDGRIAPFHGTFHDYKKLLQSSS; encoded by the exons ATGACGGAAGTTGCGAGCTCGGTGGTGTATGAAGTGCTGGGAAGCAGAGCGAAGGATGTGGACGAGCCAatcatggagtacatcatcaaTGTCCTGGCCGACGAGGATTTCGACTTCGGCGAGGAAGGTGAGGGTGCCGTTGATGCCGTCGGTGACCTCCTCGTCGCTGCTGAATGCGTTTCCGACTTCGACGAATGCCGATTG GTTTGTAGCAAACTTGCGGATAAGTTTGGGAAGCATGGATTGGTGAAGCCTACTCCAACTGTTAGGAGTCTCGCCATGCCTGTGCGGATGAACGATGGCATGGACGACGGTCctgttaagaagaagaagcctgAGCCCACTGATGGTCCTTTGCTCTCTGAGCGTGACAAAGCTAAGAtcgagaggaggaagaagaaggatgatCGTCAAAGAGAA GTTCAATATCAGCAGCATGTTGCTGAAATGGAAGCTGTCAAAGCAGGGATGCCTACTGTTAGTGTTAATCATGACACTGGTGGTGGCTCTACTGTCAGAGATATTCATATGGATAACTTCAATGTCTCTGTTGGTGGCCGTGATCTCATTGTCGACGGATCTATCACCCTCTCTTTTGGACGCCACTATG GCCTTGTTGGACGTAATGGTACCGGAAAAACAACCTTTTTGAGGTATATGGCTATGCATGCCATCGCGGGTATTCCTGCTAACTGCCAGATTTTGCATGTCGAGCAAGAAGTTGTTGGTGACAACACCACAGCCTTGCAATGTGTTCTTAACACTGATATTGAAAGAGCCAAGCTGTTGGAAGAAGAAACTCAAATACTCGCTAAGCAG AGGGACCTGGAGGTGGAAGAACCCACAGCTAAGGATGGAGTCCCTACCAAAGATACAGCTGAAGGAGATCTTATGTCTCAAAGGCTTGAAGAAATATACAAACGGCTCGATGCAATTGATGCTTATACTGCTGAGGCTCGGGCAGCTAGTATCCTTGCT GGGCTCAGTTTCACTCCAGAAATGCAGAAGAAATCTACAAATACCTTTTCAGGAGGTTGGAGGATGCGAATTGCGCTTGCTCGTGCTCTATTCATAGAGCCTGATTTGTTGTTGCTTGATGAACCTACG AACCATCTTGATCTCCATGCTGTCTTGTGGTTGGAAACATATCTAACGAAGTGGCCTAAAACATTTATCGTCGTTTCACATGCTAGGGAATTCTTGAACACG GTGGTCACGGACATCATCCATTtgcaaaaccaaaaacttagTACCTATAAGGGAAACTATGATACTTTCGAAAGAACACGGGACGAAAATGTGAAGAATCAGCAAAAAGCTTTTGAATCAAGTGAACGTTCACGGGCACATATGcag GCGTTCATTGATAAATTTCGTTTTAATGCGAAGAGGGCGTCACTTGTTCAGTCAAGAATCAAG GCAATTGACCGGCTGGCCCATGTGGATCAAGTTATTAATGATCCTGA CTACAAATTTGAATTCCCAACTCCTGACGATAAGCCTGGACCCCCTATTATCAGTTTCAG TGATGCATCATTTGGCTACCCTGGTGGTCCGTTGTTGTTTAGGAACCTGAATTTCGGAATAGATCTGGATAGCCGTATTGCAA TGGTGGGAGCGAATGGTATCGGTAAATCAACTATTCTCAAACTTATTTCTGGGGAACTGCAGCCAAGCTCTGGAACAGTTTTCCGTTCTGCTAAG GTTAGAGTTGCAGTCTTTAGTCAGCACCATGTGGATGGGCTAGACCTTTCTTCGAATCCTCTTCTATATATGATGCGCTGCTACCCT GGAGTACCGGAACAAAAGCTGAGAAGTCATCTGGGTTCTCTTGGGGTCACTGGAAATCTGGCACTTCAGCCAATGTACACTTTATCAGGTGGTCAGAAAAGCAGAGTGGCATTTGCCAAGATCACATTCAAGAAACCGCACTTGCTATTGCTTGATGAGCCCTCCAATCATCTT GATCTGGATGCTGTGGAAGCTTTGATTCAAGGACTTGTCCTATTCCAAGGCGGTATTTGCATg GTGAGTCACGACGAGCATCTGATTTCGGGAAGCGTGGATGAGCTGTGGGTTGTGTCAGACGGCAGGATTGCACCATTCCATGGAACCTTCCATGACTACAagaaacttctccaatcttctTCTTAA
- the LOC111202989 gene encoding uncharacterized protein LOC111202989 produces MEPTGNSSDSSDRKTGKKIVASSATVKPNGKSIASSAIATTDVSSPVPVKPNVATDLSSVHADQVMLFRDVSFGPREAELRFRLIHFWEARNPLTKTLIGQEMLLIDEEGTAIQGFVPAGRVGTFDLTDGVVYKLKNFFGSRSKVQYRVADHIATVSFTWNSDLAVLDNPPVPFPEDRFRFHGYEEFRANCDSKGDLYDYVGHMKLVNGQTISDHIVLDEVDISEKRHICVHVQTHDGPVMKLYIWDKAASDFCQKFKSYGGTPSVLLVTTVNPKHLGGTLALTTMSSSRVFMDADVQPSKDYLEWLSSNSDIANRVAAEVVTKPETVTLGEIFSYIKQEGSKVAWFECTATIDDVVQGSAWYYVSCGGCNSKAVKGPTSLICNSKKCGKREVTGVPQYLTKISVYDESEQAVFVVLGDAGKELTGKHASELVASYFESNAGVDADHCVPVPQALLDAIGQKRRFIVKVSDHNLTGKTQTLTVTKILPPEAPQPIEHLEEKANPSKGFEDAAGDMVRKASERLESGEAKRPKSG; encoded by the exons ATGGAACCCACCGGTAACTCCTCCGACTCCAGTGACCGCAAGACCGGCAAGAAGATCGTCGCCTCCTCTGCTACTGTGAAACCAAATGGGAAGTCCATCGCTTCCTCCGCGATTGCGACGACTGATGTTTCATCTCCTGTTCCGGTGAAACCAAACGTTGCTACCGATCTCTCCTCCGTGCATGCAGACCAAGTCATGTTATTCCGAGATGTCTCATTCGGCCCACGCGAAGCGGAATTGAGGTTTCGTCTGATTCACTTCTGGGAGGCTCGAAATCCACTCACGAAAACACTCATCGGACAAGAAATGCTTCTTATCGATGAAGAG GGGACTGCTATTCAAGGTTTTGTTCCAGCCGGACGGGTCGGGACCTTTGATCTGACAGATGGGGTCGTGTATAAGCTGAAAAACTTCTTCGGGTCCAGAAGCAAAGTTCAATATCGAGTTGCTGATCATATCGCCACCGTCTCATTCACCTGGAATTCTGATTTAGCGGTTCTTGATAACCCTCCGGTCCCATTTCCAGAGGATAGGTTCAGGTTCCACGGCTATGAGGAGTTTAGGGCCAACTGCGACTCTAAGGGTGACCTTTATG ATTATGTTGGCCatatgaagctggtgaatgggcaGACTATCTCTGACCATATTGTTCTTGACGAGGTTGACATCTCAGAGAAGCGGCATATATGTGTTCATGTTCAGACACATGA TGGACCAGTGATGAAGCTCTACATATGGGACAAGGCTGCATCCGACTTCTGCCAGAAATTCAAATCTTATGGAGGCACCCCAAGCGTTCTGTTAGTCACCACTGTGAACCCCAAACACCTTGGAG GAACACTCGCTCTCACTACAATGTCATCATCTCGAGTGTTCATGGATGCTGATGTCCAGCCTAGCAAAGATTATCTTGAATG GTTGAGCTCTAACTCGGACATTGCTAATAGGGTTGCTGCTGAGGTCGTTACCAAGCCTGAGACAGTGACTCTAGGGGAGATATTCTCTTACATCAAGCAGGAAGGTTCTAAG GTTGCTTGGTTTGAATGCACAGCAACTATCGATGATGTTGTCCAGGGTTCTGCCTGGTATTACGTTTCTTGCGGAGGATGTAATAGTAAGGCAGTAAAAGGGCCTACCTCTCTGATTTGTAACAGCAAGAAATGTGGGAAAAGGGAAGTTACAGGCGTTCCTCA GTACCTCACAAAGATCTCTGTTTATGATGAGAGTGAGCAAGCAGTTTTTGTTGTACTTGGTGATGCTGGCAAAGAGTTGACCGGGAAGCATGCGTCAGAATTAGTTGCCAGTTACTTTGAG TCCAATGCTGGTGTGGATGCTGACCATTGTGTGCCGGTGCCGCAAGCTCTACTTGATGCAATAGGGCAGAAGCGCAGATTCATTGTGAAGGTTTCCGACCATAACTTGACAGGCAAGACTCAAACCCTGACTGTCACCAAGATACTCCCGCCAGAAGCTCCACAGCCCATAGAACACTTGGAAGAAAAGGCTAATCCTTCAAAAGGCTTCGAAGATGCTGCGGGTGATATGGTTAGGAAAGCATCTGAGCGTCTTGAGTCAGGAGAAGCCAAGCGCCCCAAGAGTGGCTAA
- the LOC106366461 gene encoding protein NLP6: protein MELDDLDLGSSWPLDQISFASSNFRFPSSDQPFSPLWSFSSADGGAELCSAPTLLTDYSLLLASSESETATKDNHLLPSPSWGVQMPLENPDTYCAIKAKMTQALRFFKESTGQQHLLAQVWAPVKNRNGRYLLTTSGQPFFLGPNSNGLNQYRMVSLTYMFSLDSERDGELGLPGRVFRKKLPEWTPNVQYYSSKEFSRLGHALNYNVQGTLALPVFEPSRQLCVGVVELIMTSPKINYAPEVEKVCKALEAVNLKTSEILNPESTQICNEGRQNALAEILEILTVVCETYKLPLAQTWVPCRHRSVLAFGGGFKKSCSSFDGSCMGKVCMSTSDLAVYVVDAHVWGFRDACAEHHLQKGQGVAGRAFLSGNLCFSRDVTRFCKTDYPLVHYARMFKLTSCFAVCLKSTYTGDDEYVLEFFLPPGVTDEGEQDSLLGSLFQTMKQHYSSLKVVSGTELFENEMSIEVVEASEDGMVYSKREPIQISISKDYLELNAPEEKLSLNPDHVGNNEVANGFERFQTANPSPEEAKTEKKTERKRGKTEKTISLEVLQQYFAGSLKDAAKSLGVCPTTMKRICRQHGISRWPSRKINKVNRSLTRLKHVIDSVQGADGSINLTSLSPRPWQVSQPPPPPTTGSPTNYIKLENRDAEDSAGSSTSRASCKVSPISETRFRLLTQNQEAFKQTAFDESDSTSKNIANFWTSQDTTTLLHNNKLVSIKATYREDIIRFKISPESISIAELKEQVAKRLKLETGAFELKYLDDDKEWVSVSCDADLSECLDTSSVVTAAKANTLRLSVHDVTPNFGSSCESSEETMMCL from the exons ATGGAACTGGACGATTTGGATCTCGGCAGTTCATGGCCGTTGGATCAGATCTCTTTTGCTTCTTCTAATTTCAGGTTCCCTTCCTCCGACCAGCCTTTCTCCCCTCTCTGGTCTTTCTCCTCCGCAGATGGTGGCGCTGAACTTTGCTCTGCTCCCACTCTCTTGACTGATTATTCCCTCTTACTTGCAA GTTCGGAATCTGAGACAGCCACCAAGGACAATCATCTCCTTCCTTCTCCCTCATGGGGTGTTCAAATGCCGTTGGAGAATCCAGACACTTACTGTGCCATCAAAGCCAAGATGACTCAAGCGCTTCGATTCTTCAAAgaatcaaccggccaacaacaCCTTCTCGCCCAAGTTTGGGCGCCTGTGAAAAACCGAAACGGGCGATACCTTCTCACCACTTCAGGACAGCCTTTCTTTCTTGGTCCCAATAGTAACGGCCTTAACCAGTACAGGATGGTCTCCCTCACATACATGTTTTCTCTTGATAGTGAACGCGACGGGGAGCTTGGGCTCCCCGGCCGCGTTTTCAGGAAAAAGTTACCTGAATGGACCCCTAATGTTCAGTATTACTCCAGCAAAGAGTTCTCCCGCCTTGGTCACGCTCTGAACTATAATGTTCAGGGTACTTTGGCTTTGCCTGTTTTTGAGCCTTCTAGGCAGCTTTGTGTTGGGGTTGTTGAGCTTATTATGACTTCTCCAAAGATTAACTATGCACCTGAGGTTGAAAAAGTTTGTAAAGCCCTTGag GCCGTGAATTTGAAGACTTCCGAAATACTCAACCCCGAGTCTACTCAG ATTTGCAACGAGGGTCGTCAAAATGCATTGGCTGAGATATTGGAGATACTGACTGTGGTGTGCGAGACTTACAAACTGCCTTTAGCTCAGACATGGGTCCCTTGCAGGCACCGTAGTGTCCTAGCCTTTGGTGGTGGTTTCAAGAAAAGCTGTTCCAGCTTCGATGGAAGCTGTATGGGGAAAGTATGCATGTCCACTAGTGATTTAGCGGTTTATGTTGTGGACGCtcatgtttggggtttcagagACGCTTGCGCTGAGCACCATCTCCAGAAGGGACAAGGTGTTGCTGGAAGGGCTTTTCTCTCTGGAAacctctgtttctctagagacgTTACTCGCTTCTGCAAAACTGACTACCCGTTAGTTCACTATGCACGCATGTTCAAGCTCACTAGCTGCTTCGCGGTTTGCTTGAAGAGCACGTATACCGGAGACGACGAGTACGTTCTTGAGTTCTTTCTTCCACCAGGCGTCACTGACGAGGGCGAGCAAGATTCTCTGTTGGGTTCTCTGTTTCAGACAATGAAGCAGCACTACTCGAGTCTCAAGGTTGTCTCCGGAACTGAACTCTTTGAAAATGAAATGTCTATTGAAGTGGTGGAAGCTTCAGAGGACGGAATGGTTTACTCAAAACGTGAACCAATCCAAATATCGATCTCTAAGGATTATCTCGAGCTCAATGCACCTGAAGAGAAGCTGAGCTTAAACCCTGATCATGTGGGGAACAACGAAGTTGCTAATGGGTTTGAGCGGTTCCAAACGGCTAATCCTTCACCGGAGGAGGCTAAAACTGAGAAGAAAACAGAAAGAAAGCGAGGGAAAACAGAGAAAACGATCAGTCTAGAAGTACTTCAACAATATTTTGCTGGTAGTCTAAAAGATGCAGCCAAGAGCCTCGGTG TTTGTCCAACAACAATGAAACGGATTTGCCGGCAACACGGGATCTCAAGGTGGCCATCTCGTAAAATCAACAAGGTGAATCGATCTCTCACGAGGCTTAAACATGTTATAGACTCTGTTCAAGGCGCTGATGGATCTATCAACTTAACATCCCTCTCCCCTCGCCCATGGCAAGTCTCtcaaccaccaccaccgccaacCACTGGATCGCCAACAAATTATATCAAACTTGAAAACCGAGATGCAGAAGACAGTGCAGGTTCCTCAACCTCGCGTGCTTCTTGCAAAG TGAGTCCTATTAGCGAAACGCGTTTCCGGCTTCTAACACAAAACCAAGAAGCATTCAAACAAACGGCCTTCGACGAGTCAGACAGTACCTCTAAAAACATAGCTAATTTTTGGACCTCTCAAGACACAACAACACTACTCCACAACAATAAGTTGGTGAGTATAAAGGCAACGTACAGGGAAGACATCATCAGGTTCAAGATCTCACCAGAGTCAATAAGCATCGCGGAACTTAAGGAGCAAGTGGCTAAGAGGCTGAAACTCGAAACTGGGGCGTTTGAGCTCAAGTATCTAGATGACGACAAAGAATGGGTCTCGGTCTCTTGCGATGCTGATCTCAGCGAGTGTCTCGACACGTCATCTGTTGTTACCGCAGCGAAGGCCAACACACTGAGGCTATCAGTTCATGATGTCACTCCGAACTTTGGGAGCTCATGCGAAAGCTCAGAGGAAACTATGATGTGCTTGTGA